A single region of the Halopiger xanaduensis SH-6 genome encodes:
- a CDS encoding riboflavin synthase → MFTGIVEETGAIVARERTADGLRLRIGADAVATDLEHGQSISVSGACLTVEDYADGEWFEVFLASETVERTYLGDLETGDAVNLERAMPADGRFDGHVVQGHVDAVATVTNVESVEEDWFFEFDLPEGYERYVVEKGSITLDGISLTVAEFDPDAGRVTVAIIPTTYELTTLSEKAPGDPVHLEVDVLAKYVERLLEARFD, encoded by the coding sequence ATGTTCACGGGAATCGTCGAGGAGACCGGGGCGATCGTCGCGCGCGAGCGCACCGCCGACGGGCTCCGGCTCCGAATCGGCGCCGACGCAGTCGCGACCGACCTCGAGCACGGCCAGAGTATCAGCGTCAGCGGCGCGTGTCTCACCGTCGAGGACTACGCGGACGGCGAGTGGTTCGAGGTCTTCCTCGCGAGCGAGACCGTCGAGCGGACCTACCTCGGCGACCTCGAGACGGGCGACGCGGTCAATCTGGAGCGCGCGATGCCGGCGGACGGTCGCTTCGACGGTCACGTCGTGCAGGGCCACGTCGACGCGGTCGCGACGGTGACGAACGTCGAGTCGGTAGAAGAAGACTGGTTCTTCGAGTTCGATCTTCCGGAGGGCTACGAGCGCTACGTCGTCGAGAAGGGCTCGATCACCCTCGACGGGATCAGCCTGACCGTCGCCGAGTTCGACCCCGACGCCGGCCGGGTCACGGTCGCCATCATTCCGACGACGTACGAACTCACGACCCTCTCCGAGAAGGCGCCCGGCGATCCCGTCCACCTCGAGGTCGACGTGCTCGCGAAGTACGTCGAACGGCTGCTCGAGGCGCGGTTCGACTAA
- a CDS encoding DUF7577 domain-containing protein: MELWGWLIGYVVLFALLHLLLYYVYIRRGDDRSPSPSFAGPNRAPSRSSPGPERYPRAPDDVEESEDHDPDRDLEGETIRCPHCGATNAADSTFTYCWRCISTLRQ, encoded by the coding sequence ATGGAGCTCTGGGGATGGCTCATCGGGTACGTGGTGCTGTTCGCCCTGTTGCACCTGTTACTGTACTACGTGTATATCCGGCGGGGCGACGACCGCTCGCCCTCGCCTTCGTTCGCCGGCCCGAATCGGGCCCCGTCCCGGTCGTCGCCCGGCCCCGAGCGGTATCCGCGGGCCCCCGACGACGTCGAGGAGTCCGAGGACCACGACCCGGACCGCGACCTCGAGGGCGAGACGATCCGGTGTCCCCACTGCGGGGCGACGAACGCGGCCGACAGTACCTTTACGTACTGCTGGCGCTGCATTTCGACGCTCCGACAGTGA
- a CDS encoding DUF7533 family protein: MAGIIDTIKLASTLVLAIPAALAGLEFLLVRGETTAGAMLLVLAAGLVALQHWVPTPGDVPELLAKRALGTVVKEPESDPDAEPDDDR, translated from the coding sequence ATGGCCGGTATCATCGACACGATCAAACTCGCGAGCACCCTCGTTCTCGCGATTCCCGCTGCGCTCGCCGGACTCGAGTTCTTGCTGGTCCGCGGGGAGACGACGGCCGGTGCGATGTTGCTCGTGCTCGCCGCCGGACTCGTCGCCCTCCAACACTGGGTGCCGACGCCGGGAGACGTCCCGGAACTGCTCGCCAAACGAGCCCTCGGAACGGTGGTTAAAGAGCCCGAATCGGACCCGGACGCGGAGCCGGACGACGACCGATAG
- the prf1 gene encoding peptide chain release factor aRF-1 — MSQEGEQEQEQSDRKKYEFRKVLEDLKNFDGSGTQLVTIYVPEDRQISDVVQHVTQEHSEAANIKSKQTRTAVQDALTSIKDRLRYYDTYPPENGMVLFSGAVDSGGGRTEMVTKVLESPPQPVESFRYHCDSEFLTEPLEEMLADKGLYGLIVLDRREANVGWLRGKRVEPVKSASSLVPGKQRKGGQSAQRFARLRLEAIDNFYQEVAGMANDLFVAKRHELDGILVGGPSPTKDEFLDGDYLHHEIQDNVIGKFDVAYTDESGLYDLVDNAEDALADAEVMKDKQQMEEFFEELNAGDLATYGFEQTRQNLVMGAVDRLLISEDLRKDVVTYDCPECGNTDREVIDRRKSTPDHTCTDCGTDVEAGEEDREDAIDHLIEIAEQRGTETKFISTDFEKGEQLYNAFGGFAGILRYSTGV, encoded by the coding sequence ATGAGCCAGGAGGGCGAGCAGGAGCAAGAGCAATCCGACCGGAAAAAGTACGAGTTCCGGAAGGTGCTCGAGGACCTCAAGAACTTCGACGGCTCCGGAACGCAGCTCGTGACGATCTACGTGCCGGAGGACAGACAGATCAGCGACGTCGTGCAACACGTCACCCAAGAGCACAGCGAAGCGGCCAACATCAAGTCCAAACAGACGCGAACGGCCGTCCAGGACGCGCTGACGAGCATCAAGGATCGACTGCGTTACTACGACACGTACCCGCCCGAGAACGGCATGGTGCTGTTCTCCGGCGCCGTCGACTCCGGCGGCGGCCGCACCGAGATGGTCACGAAGGTCCTCGAGAGTCCGCCCCAGCCCGTCGAGTCGTTTCGCTACCACTGCGACTCGGAGTTTCTCACGGAGCCGCTCGAGGAGATGCTGGCGGACAAGGGCCTGTACGGCCTGATCGTCCTCGACCGCCGCGAGGCCAACGTCGGCTGGCTGAGGGGGAAACGCGTCGAACCCGTCAAGTCCGCCTCCTCGCTGGTCCCCGGCAAGCAGCGCAAAGGTGGCCAGTCCGCCCAGCGTTTCGCCCGCCTGCGCCTCGAGGCGATCGACAACTTCTACCAGGAGGTCGCCGGGATGGCGAACGACCTGTTCGTCGCCAAGCGCCACGAACTCGACGGCATCCTCGTCGGCGGCCCGTCGCCGACCAAAGACGAGTTCCTCGACGGCGACTACCTCCACCACGAGATTCAGGACAACGTGATCGGCAAGTTCGACGTCGCCTACACCGACGAATCGGGACTGTACGACCTCGTCGACAACGCGGAGGACGCGCTGGCCGACGCCGAGGTGATGAAGGACAAACAGCAGATGGAGGAGTTCTTCGAGGAACTCAACGCGGGCGACCTCGCCACCTACGGGTTCGAGCAGACCCGGCAGAACCTCGTGATGGGTGCGGTCGACCGGCTGCTGATCAGCGAGGACCTGCGCAAGGACGTCGTCACCTACGACTGTCCCGAATGTGGCAACACCGATCGCGAGGTCATCGACCGGCGCAAGTCGACGCCGGACCACACCTGCACCGACTGCGGCACCGACGTCGAGGCCGGCGAGGAGGACCGCGAGGACGCGATCGACCACCTCATCGAGATCGCCGAACAGCGCGGCACCGAGACGAAGTTCATCTCGACGGACTTCGAGAAGGGCGAACAGCTCTACAACGCCTTCGGCGGCTTCGCCGGCATTCTGCGGTACTCGACTGGCGTCTAA
- a CDS encoding formate/nitrite transporter family protein: MSKKEENEESTGEEIRESIDRAASGAPAAGWAVRDRFSADEIFERVLASADEEIAISKQRLFFSGLAAGFAIVLTFLGHSIGATMFPENSFLSAILYPIGFIYIILGQYQLYTEETLPPVALVLARIASLPLLLRVWIVVIIGNVVGAALGAYLIANGGVLDPEATRVGAEFARIGLEHGWWAVFNRALFAGWLVAGVVWLDHASRDTISRLLLIYVIFYMIAAAELFHVITAACEVFYYLFVVDGASLAVVHEFWLPVFLGNTVGGVFLVALVNYAQVEQRRFPDIRVLSPRELLFTWRGGKGTPPSPAETEDETDKRDVRKREGDRDSSKAGTRNLEDDE, translated from the coding sequence ATGAGCAAGAAAGAGGAGAACGAGGAGAGCACGGGCGAGGAAATCCGCGAGTCGATAGACCGTGCAGCCTCGGGCGCGCCGGCGGCGGGCTGGGCGGTCCGCGATCGGTTCTCGGCCGACGAGATCTTCGAGCGCGTGCTCGCGAGCGCCGACGAGGAGATCGCCATCTCGAAGCAACGCCTGTTCTTCAGCGGCCTCGCCGCCGGATTCGCGATCGTGCTGACCTTCCTCGGGCACTCGATCGGCGCGACGATGTTCCCGGAGAACAGCTTTCTGAGCGCGATCCTCTACCCGATCGGCTTCATCTACATCATCCTCGGCCAGTACCAACTCTACACCGAGGAGACGTTGCCGCCGGTCGCGCTGGTCCTGGCCCGCATCGCCAGCCTGCCGCTGTTGCTCCGCGTCTGGATCGTCGTCATCATCGGGAACGTAGTCGGCGCGGCGCTGGGCGCATACCTGATCGCAAACGGCGGGGTCCTCGACCCGGAAGCGACGCGGGTCGGCGCGGAGTTCGCTCGAATCGGCCTCGAGCACGGCTGGTGGGCGGTCTTCAACCGGGCGCTGTTCGCCGGCTGGCTGGTCGCCGGCGTCGTGTGGCTGGACCACGCGTCGCGGGATACGATCTCCCGCTTACTGCTAATTTACGTCATCTTCTACATGATCGCCGCGGCCGAGCTCTTCCACGTGATCACGGCCGCGTGCGAGGTGTTCTACTACCTGTTCGTCGTCGACGGAGCGTCGCTGGCGGTCGTCCACGAGTTCTGGCTGCCGGTCTTCCTCGGGAACACCGTCGGCGGCGTCTTCCTCGTGGCGCTGGTGAACTACGCGCAGGTCGAGCAGCGCCGCTTTCCCGACATTCGGGTGCTTAGCCCCCGCGAACTGCTGTTTACGTGGCGCGGCGGGAAGGGGACGCCGCCGTCGCCGGCGGAGACCGAAGACGAGACCGACAAGAGAGACGTCCGGAAGCGGGAGGGCGACCGCGACTCCTCCAAAGCGGGAACGCGGAATCTAGAAGACGACGAATAG
- a CDS encoding acyltransferase: MTKRYVSLPEEAEAGMREFIDEVDRRLSSDEDTCSVVEDVLIDLSGDREAYERWQNGESVSPAERVRLQSYDPCNTTLESEYYAEKDEEKFRRSKHLQWLWRQFDSLPIADNVEFALRFRRMLADHLFEECGDDCRFFKGITFTYGHNITVGDNTVIHDDVHLDDRGKLTIGDRVSISDGVHVYSHDHDVVDQTEVRNYHTIVEDDVRLTYDSMVRAGNKVGENAIVGARGVVQHDIPAHHIAVGMPAKSVKIKPGWEDVATPVDEAGVNRQTERRIEYDLPDDLEGFDEFQRDLQPPR; the protein is encoded by the coding sequence ATGACAAAGCGGTACGTCTCGCTCCCCGAGGAGGCGGAGGCGGGGATGCGCGAGTTCATCGACGAGGTCGATCGACGGCTCTCGAGCGACGAAGACACCTGTTCGGTCGTCGAGGACGTGCTGATCGACCTCTCGGGCGACCGCGAGGCCTACGAGCGCTGGCAGAACGGCGAGTCGGTCTCCCCGGCCGAACGCGTCCGACTGCAGAGCTACGACCCCTGTAACACCACCCTCGAGAGCGAGTACTACGCGGAGAAGGACGAAGAGAAGTTCCGCCGGTCGAAACACCTCCAGTGGCTCTGGCGGCAGTTCGACAGCCTGCCGATCGCGGACAACGTCGAGTTTGCGCTGCGATTTCGGCGGATGCTCGCCGATCATCTTTTCGAGGAGTGCGGCGACGACTGTCGGTTCTTCAAGGGGATCACGTTCACCTACGGACACAACATCACGGTCGGCGACAACACGGTGATCCACGACGACGTCCACCTGGACGACCGCGGGAAGCTGACGATCGGCGACCGGGTCTCGATCTCCGACGGCGTCCACGTCTACAGCCACGACCACGACGTCGTCGACCAGACCGAGGTCCGCAACTACCACACGATCGTCGAGGACGACGTTCGCCTCACCTACGACTCGATGGTCCGGGCCGGTAACAAGGTCGGCGAGAACGCCATCGTGGGCGCCCGCGGCGTCGTCCAGCACGACATCCCCGCCCACCACATCGCGGTCGGCATGCCCGCCAAAAGCGTCAAGATCAAACCCGGCTGGGAGGACGTCGCCACCCCCGTCGACGAGGCCGGCGTCAACCGCCAGACGGAGCGGCGCATCGAGTACGACCTCCCCGACGACCTCGAGGGCTTCGACGAGTTCCAGCGCGACCTTCAACCGCCCCGATAA
- a CDS encoding PrsW family intramembrane metalloprotease → MQRRRDPVERASDESTDLYDVSTWEPRSAVDRFAHSIYTGVRYTLRGIVFLVALLITIALLVQPAQLALETPWLGAFFGLSIVPAALLAGFIWYTDITSSEPLGLLVATFVLAVLFATFAAVVNSLIGPRLQAIPVVGSLLFFYLIVGPVEETVKLLAVRTFAYRSNSFDAVIDGAVYGAVAGLGFAAIENAIYITGTVAEADVGLLTAATGITTVRALVGPGHVIYSAIAGYYLGLAKFNPRHAGPLVVKGLLVAAFIHATYNVTVGIVPNLIASMYPIGFGLAFIGYVVVYDLAIGYYLYRKIDRYRRTYRTVRDDTGDPPRSELTEFDPPQR, encoded by the coding sequence ATGCAGCGCAGGCGCGACCCGGTCGAACGAGCCAGCGACGAGTCGACCGACCTCTACGACGTATCGACCTGGGAGCCGCGATCCGCGGTGGATCGGTTCGCCCACTCGATCTACACCGGAGTTCGGTACACGTTGCGGGGGATCGTTTTCCTCGTGGCGCTTTTGATCACGATCGCGTTGCTCGTCCAGCCGGCACAGCTCGCGCTCGAGACGCCCTGGCTCGGCGCGTTCTTCGGGCTCTCGATCGTCCCGGCGGCGCTGCTGGCCGGGTTCATCTGGTACACGGACATCACGTCCAGCGAACCGCTCGGGTTGCTCGTCGCGACGTTCGTCCTCGCCGTGTTGTTCGCGACGTTCGCAGCGGTCGTGAACTCGCTGATCGGCCCGCGACTACAGGCGATCCCGGTCGTCGGTTCGCTGCTCTTTTTCTACCTGATCGTCGGCCCCGTCGAGGAGACCGTGAAACTGCTCGCGGTTCGGACCTTCGCGTACCGAAGCAACTCGTTCGACGCGGTCATCGACGGCGCGGTCTACGGCGCCGTCGCCGGGCTCGGCTTCGCCGCGATCGAGAACGCGATCTACATCACCGGGACGGTCGCGGAGGCCGACGTCGGCCTGCTGACCGCGGCGACCGGGATCACGACCGTTCGCGCGCTCGTCGGCCCGGGCCACGTCATCTACTCCGCGATCGCCGGCTACTACCTCGGGCTCGCGAAGTTCAACCCCCGACACGCGGGGCCGCTCGTCGTCAAGGGGTTGCTGGTGGCTGCGTTCATCCACGCGACTTACAACGTGACCGTCGGGATCGTCCCCAACCTGATCGCCTCGATGTACCCGATCGGGTTCGGACTGGCGTTCATCGGCTACGTCGTCGTCTACGATCTCGCGATCGGCTACTACCTCTACCGGAAGATCGACCGCTACCGGCGCACCTACCGCACCGTCAGGGACGACACCGGCGACCCGCCGCGGTCGGAGCTCACCGAGTTCGATCCCCCGCAGCGGTAA
- a CDS encoding NUDIX hydrolase, with protein sequence MTDVTYVQKACAYITRGTGELLVFEGPGHDGLQIPKGTLESGETPREALFREVMEESGLTTLNGAQHLSTDVWTRRESPPKRYVRHFFHANVHEPRDRWTHTVTDGGEEHGAEFEFRWVRSAGGDREFALDLDDYVHLLPIGAGDALASASD encoded by the coding sequence ATGACCGACGTTACGTACGTCCAGAAAGCCTGCGCCTACATCACGCGCGGGACCGGCGAACTCCTCGTCTTCGAGGGCCCCGGTCACGACGGCCTCCAGATCCCGAAGGGGACGCTCGAGTCCGGCGAAACGCCTCGAGAGGCGCTGTTTCGCGAAGTGATGGAGGAGAGCGGCCTCACCACGCTGAACGGCGCGCAGCACCTCTCGACGGACGTCTGGACGCGTCGCGAGTCGCCGCCCAAGCGGTACGTGCGCCACTTCTTCCACGCGAACGTGCACGAACCGCGCGATCGGTGGACCCACACGGTAACCGACGGCGGCGAGGAACACGGCGCCGAGTTCGAGTTCCGCTGGGTTCGCTCGGCGGGCGGCGACCGCGAGTTCGCGCTCGACCTCGACGATTACGTCCACCTGCTGCCGATCGGCGCCGGCGACGCCCTCGCGAGCGCCTCGGATTGA
- a CDS encoding HalOD1 output domain-containing protein — protein MHGNTSPASSNRPPAVYRAVHEFDGPATLTTTVIHALADCMGVDPTDGRISLYDSVDPDALDRLFRPRHDGTPRSSGQLSFVVDDHRVTVHADGEILIEPPTPRR, from the coding sequence ATGCACGGCAACACATCCCCCGCTTCATCTAATCGCCCTCCAGCAGTGTACCGGGCGGTCCACGAATTCGACGGCCCCGCGACGCTCACCACGACCGTCATCCACGCGCTGGCCGACTGCATGGGCGTCGATCCGACCGACGGCCGCATCTCGCTGTACGACTCGGTCGATCCCGACGCACTGGATCGACTCTTCCGGCCGCGCCACGACGGGACGCCCCGCTCGAGCGGCCAACTCTCGTTTGTCGTCGACGACCACCGCGTGACGGTCCACGCGGACGGCGAGATCCTGATCGAACCGCCGACGCCGCGACGGTAA
- a CDS encoding DUF7532 family protein yields the protein MHFDQRTQRALRDVGLETDDLQAASEAIAEAVDADAAALEAFFERHETVYSDMDMAHSSADYPEHAVEYLDLTTHADELRGWLRFETWGVYVEDGRILDADEEYVELTLGPTVHDRVRFAADRGTLR from the coding sequence ATGCACTTCGACCAGCGAACCCAGCGGGCGCTTCGCGACGTCGGCCTCGAGACCGACGATCTGCAGGCCGCCTCGGAGGCGATCGCCGAGGCCGTCGACGCGGACGCGGCGGCGCTCGAGGCGTTTTTCGAGCGCCACGAGACGGTCTACTCGGACATGGACATGGCCCACTCGAGCGCCGACTACCCCGAACACGCGGTCGAGTACCTCGACCTGACGACCCACGCCGACGAGCTGCGCGGCTGGCTGCGCTTCGAGACGTGGGGCGTCTACGTCGAGGACGGCCGAATTCTGGACGCCGACGAGGAGTACGTCGAACTGACGCTCGGCCCGACGGTCCACGACCGGGTCCGGTTCGCGGCCGACCGCGGGACGCTGCGGTGA
- a CDS encoding DUF402 domain-containing protein yields MTTARVRGIYTTALTRLLNANGLEIVQASEPIRERFDDEFAAAPADVRLETTRDRQGVEVSGDPEAVADVVGELENLAIDAFRWADDAPRGAVFDAEVIDAGGGSGATVDLGDGRRGYLKYDDVDGYVDEGNRYRVQIVEPTPPWDDDEPRVRPTLAVESGLCTLSRDRTGVSAVGGGERASELVGMTDLLSTDVPDGWGLRWEHAAADVDLEAMNAALERAVDRVEALEDVLSDAPAEPGDPGRLAAPRRTDWCWFGRESRFALDGYRRQVETTMPGHHRTKAADRAASAAVDFAEAVCGSLGEDNSDEDEGETDTDEFPFAAVARQFGPTEGDRLEIGHGKPDGRRISLGYGDVTEWDADGSLTLERSMRGGGTYDALGVPKEEGDVAVTKFREGRWWYPTTYKDADGAAKGTYVNICTPVELFPDAVRYVDLYIDVIRVDGEVEIVDEDELEDAVDKGLVSEELGDKATNVAEAVKRALSK; encoded by the coding sequence ATGACCACCGCGCGCGTTCGCGGCATCTACACCACCGCGCTCACCCGCCTCCTGAACGCGAACGGCCTCGAGATCGTCCAAGCCTCCGAGCCGATCAGAGAGCGGTTCGACGACGAGTTCGCCGCCGCGCCGGCGGACGTCCGGCTCGAGACGACCCGCGACCGACAGGGCGTCGAAGTATCGGGTGATCCCGAGGCCGTCGCGGACGTCGTCGGCGAACTCGAGAACCTTGCGATCGACGCCTTCCGCTGGGCCGACGACGCGCCGCGGGGTGCGGTCTTCGACGCGGAAGTGATCGACGCGGGCGGCGGCAGCGGCGCGACGGTCGACCTCGGCGACGGCCGCCGCGGCTACCTCAAGTACGACGACGTCGACGGCTACGTCGACGAGGGCAATCGCTACCGTGTCCAGATCGTCGAACCGACGCCGCCGTGGGACGACGACGAACCCCGCGTCCGGCCGACGCTCGCGGTCGAAAGCGGCCTCTGTACGCTCTCGCGGGACCGGACTGGCGTCTCGGCGGTCGGCGGCGGCGAGCGAGCCAGCGAACTCGTCGGCATGACCGACCTGCTCTCGACCGACGTTCCCGACGGCTGGGGCCTGCGCTGGGAGCACGCCGCGGCAGACGTCGACCTCGAGGCGATGAACGCAGCCCTCGAGCGGGCCGTCGACCGCGTCGAGGCGCTCGAGGATGTCCTCTCCGATGCGCCGGCCGAACCTGGCGACCCTGGGCGCCTGGCTGCGCCGCGACGGACGGACTGGTGCTGGTTCGGCCGCGAGTCGCGGTTCGCGCTGGACGGCTACCGCCGACAGGTGGAGACGACGATGCCGGGCCACCACCGGACCAAGGCCGCCGATCGGGCCGCGAGCGCGGCGGTCGATTTCGCGGAGGCGGTCTGTGGCTCGCTCGGCGAGGACAACAGCGACGAGGACGAGGGCGAGACGGACACCGACGAGTTCCCCTTCGCCGCCGTCGCCCGCCAGTTCGGCCCCACCGAGGGCGACCGCCTCGAGATCGGCCACGGCAAACCCGACGGCCGTCGCATCTCGCTGGGCTACGGCGACGTCACCGAGTGGGACGCCGACGGCTCGCTCACCCTCGAGCGCTCGATGCGCGGGGGCGGCACCTACGACGCGCTCGGGGTTCCCAAGGAGGAGGGCGACGTCGCCGTCACGAAGTTCCGCGAGGGCCGCTGGTGGTACCCGACGACCTACAAGGACGCCGACGGCGCGGCGAAGGGCACGTACGTCAACATCTGCACGCCCGTGGAACTGTTCCCAGACGCGGTGCGGTACGTCGACCTCTACATCGACGTGATCCGCGTCGACGGCGAGGTCGAAATCGTCGACGAAGACGAACTCGAGGACGCCGTCGATAAAGGGTTGGTCTCCGAGGAACTGGGAGATAAGGCGACGAACGTGGCCGAAGCGGTCAAACGAGCGCTCTCGAAGTAG
- a CDS encoding bile acid:sodium symporter family protein codes for MNWQATLERIGEFTSKYFVLWVVIAAPLALYTPETFTPIAAYITPLLGIIMLGMGLTLTPADFRRILERPRDVFIGAMSQWLLMPLFAYLLVAVLGLPWEIGVGLILVGAAPGGTASNVMTYLGKGDVALSVTITTVTTIAAPLVMPAWVVALAGESISVTFGQLSETIVQVVLLPVVGGLVLRYLLDRYAPLVAEIGLSIFPAISVVAIVAIVAAVVGLNVETILGAGALVFLAVVLHNGLGLGSGYAVGHATGMAEDRARACAFEVGLQNSGLAVALATAHFSASAALIPALFSVWHNVSGPALATLFTYLDGDSPATDEDVAVASD; via the coding sequence ATGAATTGGCAGGCGACGCTCGAGCGAATCGGCGAGTTCACGAGCAAGTACTTCGTCCTCTGGGTGGTGATCGCCGCTCCGCTGGCGCTCTACACCCCCGAGACGTTCACCCCGATCGCGGCCTACATTACGCCGCTTTTGGGGATCATCATGCTCGGGATGGGGCTGACGCTGACGCCCGCGGACTTCCGACGGATCCTCGAGCGCCCGCGTGACGTGTTCATCGGTGCGATGAGCCAGTGGCTCCTGATGCCGCTGTTCGCCTACCTGCTGGTCGCCGTCCTCGGACTGCCGTGGGAGATCGGCGTCGGGTTGATCCTCGTCGGTGCAGCGCCGGGCGGCACCGCCTCGAACGTGATGACCTACCTCGGCAAGGGCGACGTCGCGCTGTCGGTGACGATCACGACGGTGACGACGATCGCCGCGCCGCTGGTGATGCCCGCGTGGGTCGTGGCGCTGGCCGGCGAGTCGATTTCGGTTACGTTCGGGCAGCTGTCCGAGACGATCGTGCAGGTCGTCCTGCTACCGGTCGTCGGCGGCCTCGTGTTGCGCTACCTGCTCGATCGGTACGCGCCGCTCGTCGCGGAGATCGGCCTCTCGATCTTCCCGGCGATCAGCGTGGTCGCGATCGTCGCCATCGTGGCGGCCGTCGTCGGCCTCAACGTCGAGACGATCCTCGGCGCCGGCGCCCTCGTCTTCCTCGCCGTCGTCCTGCACAACGGACTCGGCCTCGGCTCCGGCTACGCCGTCGGGCACGCGACCGGAATGGCCGAGGATCGGGCGCGGGCCTGCGCGTTTGAGGTCGGCCTCCAGAACAGCGGCCTCGCGGTGGCCCTCGCGACGGCACATTTCAGTGCAAGCGCCGCCCTGATCCCCGCGCTCTTTAGCGTCTGGCACAACGTCTCCGGCCCCGCGCTCGCGACGCTGTTTACCTACCTCGACGGCGACTCGCCCGCGACGGACGAAGACGTCGCAGTCGCGTCAGACTGA
- a CDS encoding M24 family metallopeptidase encodes MTDGSFRPEEEAESDAAVAGAELDALESDHLEAVLDDELASRDGAAFVHAGTAHDPTVRYCLQLSSASGSSPSDFADTGSSDWHGTAARTVVAIGYDGIDWLCRSSAASEVHPAVELATDLAERLSSSDGADGTEGEDATTVLTPSTIPHDAALYLESEGEFSLASTDAIDRARAEKTDGERTRIEIAQGAAAAGIRRGASVLASATVEDGRLVADGTPLTPGRLRTAIDEAIVAAGAFPAGNTGVETGGADDSEAALRPGEPIGLSAAPRGPDGYHGRLARTLVVDGDGGRERRAHVAVTQAFRSSRAMLTAGTESVTAVEADLEAEIRAFGEDGGIETRVAGIGLEPRERPVAGGDDVGPSSVVCLEAAVELDGGEDGGRAGGGGTRIRLADVFARGGETGDGRTDVERLAALSRSLEPTALLEDVNEN; translated from the coding sequence GTGACCGACGGATCGTTTCGCCCCGAGGAAGAGGCCGAGAGCGATGCCGCTGTCGCAGGTGCCGAACTGGATGCCCTCGAGTCCGATCATCTCGAGGCGGTGCTCGACGACGAACTCGCGTCCCGCGACGGGGCGGCGTTCGTCCACGCAGGGACTGCTCACGATCCGACAGTACGGTACTGCCTACAGCTGTCGTCTGCGAGTGGCTCGTCGCCATCCGATTTTGCCGATACTGGTAGCAGCGACTGGCACGGGACTGCAGCGCGGACGGTCGTCGCGATCGGTTACGACGGGATCGACTGGCTGTGCCGGTCGTCGGCCGCATCCGAGGTTCACCCTGCGGTCGAACTCGCGACCGATCTCGCGGAGCGACTGTCGTCGTCCGACGGTGCCGACGGCACCGAGGGGGAGGACGCCACGACCGTCCTGACGCCCTCCACGATCCCCCACGACGCCGCGCTCTACCTCGAGAGTGAAGGCGAGTTTTCGCTCGCCTCGACCGACGCGATCGACCGCGCTCGAGCCGAGAAGACTGACGGCGAACGGACCCGCATCGAGATCGCACAGGGCGCCGCAGCCGCCGGGATCCGACGCGGCGCATCGGTACTCGCGTCGGCGACGGTCGAGGACGGACGGCTCGTCGCTGACGGCACGCCGCTGACGCCCGGTCGACTCCGAACCGCGATCGACGAGGCGATCGTCGCTGCGGGCGCGTTCCCCGCGGGTAACACCGGCGTCGAGACCGGCGGTGCGGACGACAGTGAAGCCGCACTTCGACCCGGCGAGCCGATCGGTCTCTCGGCGGCGCCGCGAGGGCCCGACGGCTACCACGGTCGGCTCGCGCGCACGCTCGTCGTCGACGGCGACGGCGGCCGGGAACGGCGCGCCCACGTCGCCGTCACGCAGGCGTTCCGCTCGAGTCGGGCGATGCTGACCGCGGGGACGGAATCGGTCACCGCCGTCGAAGCCGACCTCGAGGCCGAGATCCGAGCGTTCGGCGAGGATGGCGGAATCGAGACGCGAGTCGCGGGCATCGGCCTCGAGCCGCGCGAGCGTCCGGTCGCCGGCGGCGACGACGTCGGACCGAGCAGCGTCGTCTGCCTCGAGGCGGCTGTCGAACTCGACGGCGGCGAGGACGGCGGCAGAGCGGGCGGTGGTGGAACCCGGATTCGGCTCGCCGACGTCTTCGCAAGGGGTGGAGAGACCGGCGACGGCCGGACCGACGTCGAACGGCTCGCCGCCCTCTCGCGGTCGCTCGAGCCGACGGCGCTGCTCGAGGACGTAAACGAGAACTGA